A genomic window from Fusarium falciforme chromosome 2, complete sequence includes:
- a CDS encoding PHD-type domain-containing protein produces the protein MEQTTFTMGGADQARFELAEDDARSDTVADSTPHPPSDAHLSSSKSPSHPPSTTTEPSNMPSHTAAKKKGTASAVKKNTKRTKNSGGPRAAKKSKSTPSSGSGQAPSEAASEESDNGPYCLCRGPDDHRWMIFCEHCEDWFHGECINMSKDIGESLIEKFICPNCTTDDLMTLYKKTCALSGCRRAARVAQEEQSVFCSNEHAQTWWERMVAKLPKTKGKGGINDQLVQEEFMALLSSGLSGVDEEGLWRLIKTPFSDETPKEEDKKEQDNEEDASKHLSEEEKEFLENAAAARFHLAEETLLCHKMLTLLDLAHSRRQAAISAGHFKEDICGYDQRLDTISARDAFAAFAKSPEGEAIFKASKLGDPLGEDDDVRGMCERKRCKIHSGWYKMLSLGIKYQIRELASQAGEVGEEEKVVRQAAKERWRRKRSEKNWVQVLDG, from the exons ATGGAACAAACAACATTCACAATGGGAGGGGCTGACCAGGCCCGGTTTGAGCTTGCTGAGGATGATGCCAGAAGCGATACTGTGGCCGATTCTACTCCTCACCCACCCTCAGATGCccatctttcttcttccaagtctccctctcatcctccatctACAACCACAGAACCATCCAACATGCCTTCCCATACAGCAGCAAAGAAGAAAGGCACCGCATCTGCGGTGAAAAAGAATACCAAGCGAACAAAAAACAGTGGTGGCCCAAGAGCTGCCAAAAAGTCCAAGTCCACGCCTTCATCAGGCTCTGGCCAAGCCCCTTCCGAAGCGGCATCCGAGGAGTCAGACAATGGTCCATATTGTCTCTGCCGCGGCCCAGATGACCACCGTTGGATGATTTTTTGCGAACACTGCGAGGATTGGTTTCACGGAGAATGCATCAACATGAGTAAGGACATTGGCGAGTCTCTGATCGAGAAGTTTATCTGCCCGAATTGCACCACCGACGATCTCATGACATTATACAAAAAGACTTGCGCCCTGAGTGGCTGCCGGCGAGCAGCTCGAGTAGCACAGGAGGAGCAGAGCGTCTTTTGTTCGAACGAGCATGCCCAGACCTGGTGGGAGCGGATGGTGGCCAAGTTGCCCAAAACAAAAGGCAAAGGGGGCATCAATGATCAGCTTGTCCAGGAGGAGTTTATGGCATTGTTGAGCAGTGGTCTTTCCGGCGTGGATGAAGAAGGACTCTGGCGGTTGATCAAGACCCCGTTCTCGGATGAAACgccaaaagaagaagacaagAAGGAGCAAG ATAACGAAGAGGATGCATCGAAGCATTTGtccgaagaagagaaggagtttCTGGAAAACGCTGCCGCAGCGCGGTTTCACCTTGCCGAAGAGACACTCCTCTGCCACAAGATGCTCactctccttgatctcgcgCACAGTCGACGCCAGGCAGCCATCAGTGCGGGACACTTCAAGGAAGACATCTGTGGCTATGACCAGCGTCTCGACACCATCAGCGCTCGGGATGCATTTGCGGCCTTTGCCAAATCACCTGAAGGCGAGGCCATCTTCAAGGCATCCAAGCTGGGCGATCCCCTaggcgaggacgacgatgtgAGGGGCATGTGCGAGAGGAAGCGATGCAAGATTCACAGCGGGTGGTATAAGATGCTGTCTTTAGGAATCAAATACCAGATTCGCGAGTTGGCAAGCCAGGCCGGTGaggttggagaggaggagaaggttgtTCGCCAGGCTGCAAAGGagcgatggaggaggaagcggtCCGAGAAGAACTGGGTCCAGGTGCTAGATGGATag
- a CDS encoding Choline-kin-N domain-containing protein — translation MSAAPSPTINGLSAPLRSALKSEDDERPYPSSGSLKAVQIAEPESEIQMLEDESLPMKQFSAGFRRRLSGKLAPSQLPNGSSRSSYSESPSPAHHAEDSGPTSHPTSHPHSHRRQYYSEKLLAQVGDWLEHERTKAAGRKSKKTTRRRKSKSPPKAKGSETASTSGKEAEHSQGSDQEQNGRSRSDSIDSDSSDVSFDRLQRILEDSMAHMGFTAVPHFPPKLTRPKNRKVPSRTSLRGASSDTDYVDGDAIVPSCDAWLDNSKTMSYAGGGSTEDLAATNGSDDKVDKERENWLNFKNEIIRIAHTLRLKGWRRIPLGGGDKISVERLSGALTNAVYVVYPPRNLDEVEGKRMPSKLLLRIYGPQVEHLIDRDNELQVLQRLARKRIGPRLLGTFQNGRFEQFFDSITLTPSDLRDPEMSKQIAKRMRELHEGIELLPHERENGPATWKSWDQWLDNVERIATFLDKELEKEAKPPTEPRNPIVHAWKSRGYVCGTPWPQFKDMIAKYRAHLYNHYKGGQREVKDKMVFAHSDTQYGNILRIRPDDEKSPLLQPANQHKQLIVIDFEYAGPNTRGLEFANHFNEWTYNYHDAAAPWACNERRYPTPDEQRRFVRAYVDHRPRFQGNGSTPRLAPSDGNLSSGTSTPIATPLSTPSNPPASSSSSIVEFMLDARVPPGGWSAAERANEEEQNQRVRALLEETQWWRPANHAHWIAWGIVQAKIPVLDDAVKEEDLGPDEFDYLSYAQDRVMFFWGDCVQMGLVKKEELPELLQKRLKIVEY, via the exons ATGTCTGCGGCACCGAGCCCCACGATCAATGGCCTCTCTGCGCCCTTGCGCTCGGCACTCAAGAGCGAGGACGATGAACGCCCGTACCCGTCTAGTGGCTCTCTCAAAG CTGTACAGATTGCGGAGCCCGAGTCCGAAATCCAGATGCTGGAGGATGAGTCCCTGCCTATGAAGCAGTTCTCTGCTGGCTTCAGACGACGCCTGAGCGGTAAGCTCGCGCCATCTCAACTCCCCAACGGTTCTTCCAGGTCGTCATACAGCGAAAGCCCTTCCCCGGCTCACCACGCCGAGGACTCGGGACCAACGTCCCATCCCACTTCGCATCCTCACAGTCACCGCCGTCAGTACTACAGTGAGAAGCTTCTAGCCCAGGTTGGAGATTGGTTGGAGCATGAGCGGACCAAGGCAGCCGGGAGAaagtccaagaagaccaCCCGTCGACGCAAGTCCAAGTCGcctcccaaggccaagggctcCGAAACGGCCTCAACTTCGGGCAAGGAGGCTGAGCACTCTCAAGGGTCTGATCAGGAACAGAATGGTCGCTCGCGCTCGGATTCTATCGACTCTGACTCGAGTGATGTTTCCTTCGACAGGCTTCAGCGCATTCTGGAGGACTCGATGGCTCATATGGGTTTCACGGCAGTTCCTCACTTCCCCCCGAAGTTGACACGCCCAAAGAACAGAAAGGTCCCCTCTCGGACCTCGCTGCGCGGTGCCTCCTCCGATACTGATTATGTCGATGGAGACGCCATCGTCCCCAGCTGCGATGCTTGGCTTGACAACTCCAAGACCATGAGCTACGCAGGCGGTGGCAGCACTGAGGACTTGGCGGCCACCAACGGCTCCGACGATAAGGTCGACAAGGAGCGTGAGAACTGGCTCAACTTCAAGAACGAAATCATTCGTATCGCGCACACCCTCAGGCTCAAGGGGTGGAGACGCATCCCTCTGGGAGGCGGAGATAAGATCTCCGTGGAGCGTCTCAGCGGTGCTCTCACCAACGCCGTCTACGTTGTCTACCCTCCTCGTAACcttgacgaggtcgagggcAAGCGTATGCCTTCCAAGCTTCTGCTTCGTATCTATGGTCCACAGGTTGAGCACCTCATCGACCGAGACAACGAGCTCCAGGTGTTGCAGAGGCTGGCACGCAAGAGGATCGGACCACGACTGCTCGGTACATTCCAGAATGGTCGGTTTGAGCAGTTCTTCGATTCCATCACCCTGACCCCGTCGGACCTTCGCGACCCCGAAATGTCCAAGCAGATTGCCAAGCGAATGAGAGAGCTTCACGAGGGCATTGAGCTGCTGCCTCATGAGAGAGAGAACGGGCCCGCAACATGGAAGAGTTGGGATCAGTGGCTCGATAATGTCGAGCGGATCGCCACCTTCCTagacaaggagctcgagaaaGAGGCCAAGCCGCCGACGGAGCCACGCAACCCCATTGTCCATGCCTGGAAGAGCAGAGGCTACGTCTGCGGTACTCCTTGGCCTCAGTTTAAGGACATGATTGCCAAGTACCGTGCCCATCTCTACAACCACTACAAGGGCGGTCAACGGGAAGTGAAGGACAAGATGGTCTTTGCCCACAGTGAC ACACAATATGGCAACATTCTTCGAATTCGCCCTGATGATGAAAAGTCGCCGCTTCTTCAGCCTGCCAACCAACACAAGcagctcatcgtcatcgactTTGAGTATGCAGGCCCCAACACGCGTGGCCTCGAGTTCGCCAACCACTTCAACGAATGGACGTACAACTACCACGACGCCGCAGCGCCATGGGCGTGCAACGAGAGGCGGTATCCCACCCCCGACGAGCAGCGTCGTTTCGTCAGGGCTTACGTCGATCATCGCCCCCGATTCCAAGGAAATGGGTCCACTCCAAGGCTGGCTCCTTCGGACGGGAACTTATCTAGTGGCACTTCCACGCCCATTGCGACGCCCCTGTCAACCCCCAGCAACCCTCCTgccagcagctccagctctaTCGTGGAATTCATGCTTGATGCACGAGTGCCTCCCGGAGGATGGAGCGCTGCAGAGCGAGccaacgaggaggagcaaaACCAGCGCGTGCGAGCTCTGTTGGAGGAGACGCAGTGGTGGCGCCCGGCCAATCATGCACACTGGATCGCGTGGGGTATCGTCCAGGCCAAGATCCCAGTCCTTGACGACGctgtgaaggaggaggacctcGGACCTGACGAGTTTGACTACCTCAGCTATGCCCAGGACCGTGTCATGTTCTTCTGGGGAGACTGCGTGCAGATGGGTCTcgtcaagaaggaagaacTGCCAGAGCTTCTACAGAAAAGGCTGAAGATTGTCGAGTACTGA